ATCGCCGCCCAATACCTCCCCGACCTTCGCCGCGCCTACCAGGCCCTCGCCCAGGCCGTCCGCCCCATTCCCGGCGTCTTTCCCGAGGATGCCAAATACACCGTCGCCGTCCACTTCCGCCTTGCCGACCCCCAACGCGAACCTGAAATCGAGCGTATCGTCGACAACATCCTGCTCCAGATCCCCTCGCTGCGTAAGCTCCACGGCAAGAAAATCTTCGTCCTCCGTCCCGACATCGATTGGCACAAAGGCAGCGCCGTCGCCTGGCTTGTAAACGCCATGGGCCTTGATAGTATCGGCCTCCCCATATACATCGGCGACGATGTGACTGACGAGGACGCCTTCAAAGCCGTGGCCGACCAAGGCGTCGGCATCCTCGTCGCCGAAACCCCACGCCCCACCGCCGCCTCCCACCTCCTCCGCGATACCAATGAAGTTAAAGCCTTCCTGGAGAAACTCACCGCTCTTCATCTTTCCCAGTGACATCTGCCTGTTGCCTTAAGCCTCCTACTTCCCCTATCCTCTCCCCATGCCTACAAGCCACGACCTTTATTCCATTGCCGCTACTACTATTTTGTAGGGGCGACGTTTCGTCGCCCTTCTCTGCTCCCCACACCCTTGA
This portion of the SAR202 cluster bacterium genome encodes:
- the otsB gene encoding trehalose-phosphatase yields the protein MNTLTPAFDLLPRLQRDLSKRRLAVFLDYDGTISPIVSRPELGTLPGDTRHVIDRLAQRHPTAIVSGRPKWQLQDFVKLDNVYYSGSHGMEIAGPAGSGIEKTIAAQYLPDLRRAYQALAQAVRPIPGVFPEDAKYTVAVHFRLADPQREPEIERIVDNILLQIPSLRKLHGKKIFVLRPDIDWHKGSAVAWLVNAMGLDSIGLPIYIGDDVTDEDAFKAVADQGVGILVAETPRPTAASHLLRDTNEVKAFLEKLTALHLSQ